A genomic stretch from Alloyangia pacifica includes:
- the rsfS gene encoding ribosome silencing factor yields MSGLPHTEVTSELILAAVLKSLDDNKAEETVQIDLRGKTSVCDHMVICSGRSSRQVAAIAQKLAEDLKHELGVLCKTEGEETGDWVLIDAGDVIVHVFRPEVREFYQLEKMWMPLGKVAQSAT; encoded by the coding sequence ATGAGCGGGCTGCCCCACACCGAGGTCACGAGCGAGCTCATTCTTGCCGCCGTCCTCAAGTCTCTCGACGACAACAAGGCGGAAGAGACCGTGCAGATTGACCTGCGCGGCAAGACCTCCGTCTGCGACCATATGGTGATCTGCTCGGGACGTTCGTCGCGACAGGTGGCCGCAATCGCGCAGAAGCTCGCCGAGGATCTGAAACATGAGCTGGGCGTCCTGTGCAAGACCGAGGGCGAAGAGACCGGCGACTGGGTGCTGATCGACGCGGGCGACGTGATCGTCCACGTGTTCCGCCCCGAGGTTCGCGAGTTCTACCAGCTCGAGAAGATGTGGATGCCGCTGGGCAAGGTGGCCCAGAGCGCGACCTGA
- the rlmH gene encoding 23S rRNA (pseudouridine(1915)-N(3))-methyltransferase RlmH codes for MRVQLCVVGRLRSGPERDLIDDYLKRFDRTGRALGLGPVTVTEVEDRKGGGMAAEAALLRKAIPSGARLCILDERGKLMSSPDFAQRLGEIRDGGTGDLAFVIGGADGLDPSLRAEADMALSFGQMVWPHMLVRVMLSEQLYRAASILAGSPYHRV; via the coding sequence ATGCGTGTGCAACTCTGCGTCGTGGGCCGGCTTCGGTCTGGCCCCGAGCGCGATCTGATTGACGATTACCTCAAGCGTTTCGACCGCACCGGGCGGGCGCTTGGCCTGGGGCCGGTGACGGTCACCGAGGTCGAGGACCGTAAGGGCGGCGGCATGGCCGCCGAGGCGGCACTGCTGCGCAAGGCGATTCCCTCGGGAGCCCGGCTCTGCATCCTCGATGAGCGCGGCAAGCTGATGAGTTCGCCGGACTTCGCGCAACGGCTCGGCGAAATTCGCGACGGCGGCACGGGCGATCTGGCCTTCGTCATCGGCGGGGCGGATGGACTCGATCCCTCGCTGCGGGCCGAGGCCGACATGGCGCTGAGCTTCGGCCAGATGGTCTGGCCGCACATGCTGGTCAGGGTCATGCTGTCCGAACAGCTCTACCGCGCAGCGTCCATTTTGGCAGGCAGCCCTTACCACCGCGTATGA
- a CDS encoding undecaprenyl-diphosphate phosphatase, whose translation MPLSQLIILALIQGITEFLPISSSGHLILLPGLTGMEDQGQVIDVAVHVGTLFAVVLYFWSDVREGLAGIPRMLTGKIDTPGSKLAFLLAVATVPVILVGLILNITGLSDMLRSIAVIGWTMLIFGIVLWWADQKGPEVKTEADWNLKDAVKLGLWQAVALIPGTSRSGITITGARQLGYKRHDAAKISMLMSIPTIFASGVLLGAEVIGTADAQAAKDGAIAAGFAFVSALLALTLMMRLLRSVSFTPYVIYRVILGAVLLVIAYS comes from the coding sequence ATGCCCCTGTCTCAACTGATTATTCTCGCGCTCATCCAGGGCATCACCGAGTTTCTCCCGATTTCCTCCTCCGGTCACCTGATTCTCCTCCCCGGGCTGACCGGCATGGAAGACCAGGGGCAGGTGATCGACGTCGCGGTGCACGTCGGTACGCTCTTTGCGGTGGTGCTCTATTTCTGGTCGGACGTGCGCGAGGGGCTCGCGGGCATCCCGCGCATGCTGACCGGCAAGATCGATACGCCCGGCTCCAAGCTCGCCTTCCTGCTCGCCGTTGCCACGGTGCCGGTGATCCTCGTCGGGCTGATCCTCAACATCACCGGCCTGTCGGACATGCTGCGCTCGATCGCGGTGATTGGCTGGACGATGCTGATCTTCGGGATCGTGCTCTGGTGGGCCGACCAGAAGGGCCCTGAGGTGAAGACCGAAGCGGACTGGAACCTGAAGGACGCAGTCAAGCTCGGCCTTTGGCAGGCGGTGGCGCTGATTCCGGGCACCTCGCGGTCGGGCATCACCATCACCGGCGCGCGCCAGCTCGGCTACAAGCGCCATGACGCGGCGAAGATCTCGATGCTCATGTCGATCCCGACGATCTTTGCCTCGGGTGTGCTGCTTGGCGCCGAGGTAATTGGCACGGCCGATGCGCAGGCCGCCAAGGACGGCGCCATCGCGGCTGGCTTCGCCTTTGTCTCGGCGCTGCTGGCCCTGACGCTCATGATGCGATTGCTGCGCTCGGTGAGCTTCACGCCTTACGTGATCTACAGGGTGATCCTCGGCGCGGTGCTGCTGGTCATCGCCTACAGCTGA
- a CDS encoding NAD(P)-dependent oxidoreductase, with protein MAKQPMLKFVKIERDMPEKREASVRSHDFDEIYAEFAKAKAEEQASRCSQCGVPYCQSHCPLHNNIPDWLNLTATGRLEEAYEISQATNTFPEICGRICPQDRLCEGNCVIEQSGHGTVTIGSVEKYITDTAWEQGWVKPAAPAVERAESVGIIGAGPGGLAAADMLRRAGVQVIVYDRYDRGGGLLTYGIPGFKLEKDVVMRRIKQLEDGGVRFVFNCNVGQDMSFDEIRDQHDAVIIATGVYKSRDLRGPGAGAKGIVKAIDYLTASNRTANFGDTVPEFESGELNAKGKKVVVIGGGDTAMDCLRTAIRQGAESVKCLYRRDRANMPGSQRETANAEEEGVQFEWLTAPKGFKGDEAVEAVMVQKMRLGLPDATGRQSPEVIEGADYEEPADLVIKALGFEAEDLQTLWGAPELEVTRWGTVKAEFTSGRTGLPGVYAVGDIVRGASLVVWAIRDGRDCAEHVLKDFEKLAAIAAE; from the coding sequence ATGGCAAAGCAACCCATGCTGAAATTCGTGAAGATCGAGCGCGACATGCCCGAGAAGCGGGAGGCGAGTGTCCGCAGCCACGACTTCGACGAAATTTACGCTGAGTTCGCAAAGGCCAAGGCCGAAGAGCAGGCAAGCCGCTGCAGCCAATGCGGTGTGCCCTACTGCCAGTCCCATTGCCCGCTGCACAACAACATCCCTGACTGGCTGAACCTCACCGCGACCGGCCGTCTGGAAGAAGCCTACGAGATCAGCCAGGCCACCAACACCTTCCCGGAAATCTGCGGCCGCATCTGCCCGCAGGACCGTCTGTGCGAAGGCAACTGCGTGATCGAACAATCCGGTCACGGAACCGTGACCATTGGCTCTGTCGAAAAATACATCACCGACACCGCCTGGGAGCAGGGCTGGGTGAAGCCCGCCGCACCCGCGGTCGAGCGCGCCGAGAGCGTCGGTATCATCGGTGCGGGCCCGGGCGGGCTTGCGGCCGCCGACATGCTGCGCCGCGCAGGTGTGCAGGTCATCGTCTATGACCGCTACGATCGCGGCGGCGGCCTTCTGACCTATGGCATTCCGGGCTTCAAGCTCGAGAAGGACGTGGTCATGCGCCGCATCAAGCAGCTCGAGGACGGCGGCGTGCGTTTCGTCTTCAACTGCAATGTTGGGCAGGACATGAGCTTCGACGAGATCCGCGACCAGCATGACGCGGTGATCATCGCCACCGGCGTCTACAAGTCGCGCGACCTGCGTGGTCCGGGCGCTGGCGCCAAGGGCATCGTCAAGGCGATCGACTATCTCACCGCCTCGAACCGCACCGCCAACTTCGGCGACACCGTGCCCGAGTTCGAAAGCGGCGAGCTGAACGCCAAGGGCAAGAAGGTCGTGGTCATCGGCGGTGGTGACACCGCCATGGACTGCCTGCGCACCGCGATCCGTCAGGGCGCCGAGAGCGTGAAATGCCTCTACCGCCGCGACCGTGCCAACATGCCGGGAAGCCAGCGCGAGACCGCCAACGCCGAGGAAGAAGGCGTGCAGTTCGAGTGGCTGACCGCACCGAAGGGTTTCAAGGGCGACGAGGCCGTCGAGGCGGTGATGGTCCAGAAAATGCGCCTCGGCCTGCCCGACGCCACCGGCCGCCAGTCGCCCGAGGTGATCGAAGGCGCCGACTACGAAGAGCCCGCCGACCTGGTGATCAAGGCGCTCGGCTTCGAGGCCGAGGACCTGCAGACCCTCTGGGGCGCGCCAGAGCTGGAAGTCACCCGCTGGGGCACCGTGAAGGCCGAGTTCACCTCGGGCCGGACCGGGCTGCCGGGCGTCTATGCCGTGGGCGATATCGTGCGCGGTGCCAGCCTCGTGGTCTGGGCGATCCGTGACGGCCGCGACTGTGCCGAGCACGTGCTCAAGGACTTCGAAAAGCTCGCCGCGATCGCCGCCGAGTAA
- a CDS encoding GFA family protein, which produces MTQKTGQCLCGAVRFTVTECGNFGVCHCEQCRRWAGSALFAVNVPETAIEIEGAEAIRSFRSSSWASRHFCGTCGSVLWYRYDKGEDGAGEYEVCLGLLDDGNGFEMKSEIFADEKPDSWGLTGAHPKYTRAETLKKFGADVSGA; this is translated from the coding sequence ATGACGCAGAAGACCGGACAATGCCTTTGCGGCGCGGTGCGCTTCACCGTGACCGAGTGCGGCAATTTCGGCGTCTGCCACTGTGAGCAGTGCCGCCGCTGGGCCGGATCGGCGCTCTTTGCAGTGAACGTGCCCGAGACGGCGATTGAGATCGAAGGCGCCGAGGCGATCCGCAGCTTCCGCAGCTCGAGCTGGGCCTCGCGGCATTTCTGCGGCACCTGCGGCTCGGTGCTCTGGTACCGCTATGACAAGGGTGAGGACGGGGCAGGGGAGTACGAGGTCTGCCTCGGGCTGCTCGACGATGGCAACGGCTTCGAGATGAAGAGCGAGATCTTCGCCGACGAAAAGCCCGACAGCTGGGGCCTCACCGGGGCCCATCCGAAATACACCCGCGCCGAGACGCTGAAGAAATTCGGGGCGGACGTCAGCGGCGCCTGA
- the gltB gene encoding glutamate synthase large subunit: MTTFDANWVAAEEAKRKWMEENGLFREEHEHSSCGVGLVVSIDGKPSRKVVEAGITALKAIWHRGAVDADGKTGDGAGIHVQIPVSFFYDQIERTGHAPRKDELMAVGQVFLPRTDFAAQETCRTIVETEVLRMGHYIYGWRHVPVSVDCLGEKANATRPEIEQILISNAKGVDEETFERELYVIRRRIEKAAAAAGINGLYIASLSCRSIIYKGMMLAEQVAVFYPDLQDERFESAFAIYHQRYSTNTFPQWWLAQPFRMLAHNGEINTIKGNTNWMKSHEIRMASATFGEMAEDIKPIIATGASDSAALDAVFEVLVRAGRNAPMAKTMLIPEAWSKQAVELPQAWLDMYSYVNSVMEPWDGPAALAMTDGRWVCGGLDRNGLRPMRYVVTGDGLLIAGSEAGMVPVDESTVREKGALGPGQMIAVDMEEGKLYRDTEIKDRLASSQPFGEWVGKITELDESLGKVTEKPLFSGAELRKRQIAAGYSIEELEQSLSAMAEDGKEMLASMGDDTPSAVLSKKYRPLSHFFRQNFSQVTNPPIDSLREFRVMSLKTRFGNLKNVLDESSAQTEILVLDTPFVANAQFDELTHHFAQGLVEIDCTFPADAGEGALRDGLARIRAEAEDAVRSGGGHIVLTDHHQGDGKVAMPMILATSAVHSWLTKKGLRTFCSLGVRSAECIDPHYFAVLVGCGATIVNPYLAEDSIADRISRGLIEGTLTEAVARYREAIDQGLLKIMSKMGISVISSYRGGLNFEAVGLSRAMCAEYFPGMLSRISGIGVHGIQQKAEEVHALGFKGGRDVLPIGGFYKARKSGETHAWGAQNMHLLQAACNKASYELWKTYSKAMRANPPIHLRDLLDIKPIGEAIPLEEVESITSIRKRFVTPGMSLGALSPEAHKTLNVAMNRIGAKSDSGEGGEDPAHFVPEPNGDNPSAKVKQVASGRFGVTAEYLNHCEELEIKVAQGAKPGEGGQLPGMKVTKLIARLRHSTEGVTLISPPPHHDIYSIEDLAQLIYDLKQINPRCKVTVKLVASSGVGTIAAGVAKAKADIILISGHNGGTGASPATSIKYAGLPWEMGLTEAHQVLAMNKLRDRVTLRTDGGLRTGRDIVMAAMLGAEEFGIGTAALIAMGCIMVRQCQSNTCPVGVCTQDPELRDKFTGNAEKVVNLITFYATEVREILASIGARSLNEVIGRADLLSQVSRGAEHLDDLDLNPLLIRVDGADDIVYDRNKGRNEVLDTLDAEIVRDGSRFLQDGEKMQLSYAVQNTHRTVGTRTSSHIVSKFGMRNALQPDHLHVKLTGSAGQSLGAFAAPGLKLEVSGDANDYVGKGLSGGTIVVRPPMMSPLTASNNTIIGNTVLYGATDGYLFAAGKAGERFAVRNSGAKVVVEGCGTNGCEYMTGGTAVILGPIGANFGAGMTGGMAYLYDPEGLSPDLMNMESLVTCPVTEAHWEADLKALVERHATETGSRKALDILQNWEREKANFVQVCPTEMLNKIPHPLGIESDVAVPAE, encoded by the coding sequence ATGACCACTTTCGACGCCAACTGGGTTGCCGCAGAGGAAGCCAAGCGCAAGTGGATGGAGGAGAACGGCCTGTTCCGCGAAGAGCATGAACACTCTTCCTGCGGCGTCGGCCTTGTGGTCTCCATCGACGGGAAACCGTCGCGCAAGGTTGTCGAGGCGGGCATCACCGCGCTGAAGGCCATCTGGCACCGCGGCGCCGTGGACGCCGACGGCAAGACCGGCGACGGCGCGGGCATCCACGTGCAGATCCCCGTCAGCTTCTTCTACGACCAGATCGAGCGCACCGGCCACGCCCCGCGCAAGGACGAGCTGATGGCCGTCGGCCAGGTCTTCCTGCCGCGCACCGACTTTGCCGCGCAGGAAACCTGCCGGACCATCGTCGAAACCGAAGTGCTGCGCATGGGCCATTACATCTACGGCTGGCGCCACGTGCCGGTGAGCGTGGACTGCCTTGGCGAAAAGGCCAACGCCACCCGCCCCGAGATCGAGCAGATCCTCATTTCCAACGCCAAGGGCGTGGACGAGGAAACCTTCGAGCGCGAGCTCTACGTCATCCGCCGCCGCATCGAGAAGGCCGCGGCCGCCGCGGGCATCAACGGGCTCTACATCGCCTCGCTGTCGTGCCGGTCGATCATCTACAAGGGCATGATGCTGGCCGAGCAGGTCGCCGTCTTCTACCCCGACCTGCAGGACGAGCGCTTCGAATCCGCCTTCGCGATCTACCACCAGCGCTATTCCACCAACACCTTCCCGCAGTGGTGGCTGGCCCAGCCCTTCCGGATGCTCGCCCACAACGGTGAGATCAACACCATCAAGGGCAACACCAACTGGATGAAGTCGCACGAGATCCGCATGGCCTCGGCGACCTTCGGAGAGATGGCCGAGGACATCAAGCCGATCATCGCGACCGGGGCGTCGGACTCCGCCGCGCTCGATGCGGTGTTCGAGGTGCTGGTCCGCGCCGGGCGCAACGCGCCGATGGCCAAGACCATGCTGATCCCCGAGGCTTGGTCGAAGCAGGCGGTGGAACTGCCGCAGGCCTGGCTCGACATGTATTCCTACGTCAACTCGGTGATGGAGCCCTGGGACGGCCCGGCGGCGCTCGCAATGACCGACGGCCGCTGGGTCTGCGGCGGTCTCGACCGCAACGGCCTGCGCCCGATGCGCTACGTCGTCACCGGCGACGGTCTGCTGATCGCGGGCTCCGAGGCGGGCATGGTCCCGGTCGACGAGTCGACCGTGCGTGAAAAGGGCGCGCTTGGCCCGGGCCAGATGATCGCCGTCGACATGGAAGAGGGCAAACTCTACCGCGACACCGAGATCAAGGATCGCCTCGCCTCCTCCCAGCCTTTCGGCGAATGGGTGGGCAAGATCACCGAGCTCGACGAGAGCCTCGGCAAGGTCACCGAGAAGCCGCTGTTCTCGGGCGCCGAGCTGCGGAAGCGCCAGATCGCCGCGGGCTACAGCATCGAGGAACTCGAGCAGTCGCTCTCGGCCATGGCCGAGGACGGCAAGGAAATGCTCGCCTCGATGGGCGACGACACGCCCTCGGCGGTTCTGTCCAAGAAGTACCGCCCCCTGAGCCACTTCTTCCGCCAGAACTTCAGCCAGGTGACCAACCCGCCGATCGACAGCCTGCGCGAATTCCGCGTGATGTCGCTCAAGACCCGCTTCGGCAACCTCAAGAACGTGCTCGACGAGAGCTCGGCGCAGACCGAGATCCTCGTGCTCGACACGCCCTTCGTGGCCAACGCGCAGTTCGATGAGCTGACCCATCACTTCGCGCAGGGCCTGGTCGAGATCGACTGTACCTTCCCCGCCGATGCCGGCGAGGGCGCGCTGCGTGACGGGCTGGCCCGCATCCGGGCCGAGGCCGAGGATGCCGTGCGCTCGGGCGGCGGCCACATCGTGCTGACCGATCATCACCAGGGCGACGGCAAGGTCGCCATGCCGATGATCCTCGCCACCTCGGCCGTGCACAGCTGGCTGACCAAGAAGGGCCTGCGGACGTTCTGCTCGCTGGGTGTGCGCTCGGCGGAATGCATCGATCCGCATTACTTCGCGGTGCTCGTCGGCTGCGGCGCGACCATCGTGAACCCCTATCTGGCCGAGGACAGCATCGCAGACCGCATCTCGCGCGGCCTGATCGAAGGCACCCTGACCGAGGCCGTGGCACGCTACCGCGAAGCTATCGACCAGGGCCTGCTGAAGATCATGTCGAAGATGGGCATCTCGGTGATCTCTTCCTACCGCGGCGGTCTCAACTTCGAGGCCGTGGGCCTGTCGCGCGCCATGTGTGCCGAGTATTTCCCCGGCATGCTGTCGCGGATCTCGGGCATCGGGGTGCACGGAATCCAGCAGAAGGCCGAAGAGGTCCACGCGCTTGGCTTCAAGGGGGGCCGCGACGTGCTGCCCATCGGCGGCTTCTACAAGGCCCGCAAGTCCGGCGAGACCCACGCCTGGGGCGCGCAGAACATGCACCTGCTGCAGGCCGCCTGCAACAAGGCCAGCTACGAGCTGTGGAAGACCTATTCCAAGGCGATGCGGGCCAACCCGCCGATCCACCTGCGCGACCTGCTCGACATCAAGCCGATCGGCGAGGCGATCCCGCTCGAGGAGGTGGAATCCATCACCTCGATCCGCAAGCGCTTCGTGACGCCGGGCATGTCGCTGGGGGCGCTCTCGCCCGAGGCGCACAAGACGCTGAACGTCGCGATGAACCGCATCGGCGCCAAGTCCGACAGCGGTGAGGGCGGCGAGGATCCGGCACACTTCGTGCCCGAGCCGAACGGCGACAACCCCTCGGCGAAGGTCAAGCAGGTGGCCTCGGGCCGCTTCGGCGTTACCGCCGAGTATCTCAACCACTGCGAGGAACTCGAGATCAAGGTCGCGCAGGGCGCCAAGCCCGGCGAGGGCGGCCAGCTGCCCGGCATGAAGGTGACCAAGCTGATCGCCCGTCTGCGCCACTCGACCGAGGGCGTGACCCTGATCTCGCCGCCGCCGCACCACGACATCTACTCGATCGAGGACCTCGCGCAGCTGATCTACGACCTCAAGCAGATCAACCCGCGCTGCAAGGTGACGGTGAAGCTGGTGGCCTCTTCGGGCGTCGGCACCATCGCCGCGGGCGTTGCCAAGGCCAAGGCCGACATCATCCTGATCTCGGGCCACAATGGCGGCACCGGCGCCTCGCCGGCGACCTCGATCAAATACGCGGGTCTGCCGTGGGAGATGGGCCTGACCGAGGCGCATCAGGTGCTGGCGATGAACAAGCTGCGCGACCGCGTCACGCTGCGCACCGACGGCGGGCTGCGCACCGGGCGTGACATTGTCATGGCCGCGATGCTCGGCGCCGAGGAGTTCGGCATCGGCACCGCCGCGCTGATCGCCATGGGCTGCATCATGGTCCGCCAGTGCCAGTCGAACACCTGTCCGGTGGGCGTCTGCACCCAGGATCCCGAGCTGCGCGACAAGTTCACCGGCAACGCCGAGAAGGTGGTGAACCTGATCACCTTCTACGCCACCGAGGTGCGCGAGATCCTGGCCTCGATCGGGGCGCGTTCGCTCAACGAGGTGATCGGCCGCGCCGACCTCTTGAGCCAGGTCAGCCGGGGTGCCGAGCATCTCGATGACCTCGACCTCAACCCGCTGCTGATCCGTGTGGATGGGGCCGACGACATCGTCTACGACCGCAACAAGGGCCGCAACGAGGTGCTCGACACGCTCGACGCCGAAATCGTCCGCGACGGCAGCCGCTTCCTGCAGGACGGCGAGAAGATGCAGCTTTCCTACGCGGTGCAGAACACGCACCGCACCGTGGGCACGCGCACCTCGAGCCATATCGTCAGCAAGTTCGGCATGCGCAACGCGCTGCAGCCCGACCACCTGCACGTCAAGCTCACCGGCTCTGCCGGCCAGTCGCTGGGTGCCTTTGCGGCTCCGGGGCTCAAGCTGGAAGTGTCGGGCGATGCCAACGACTATGTCGGCAAGGGCCTGTCTGGCGGCACCATCGTGGTGCGCCCGCCGATGATGTCGCCGCTCACCGCGTCGAACAACACGATCATCGGCAACACCGTGCTCTACGGCGCCACCGACGGCTATCTCTTCGCCGCCGGCAAGGCGGGCGAGCGCTTCGCGGTCCGCAACTCGGGCGCAAAAGTGGTGGTCGAGGGCTGCGGCACCAACGGCTGCGAGTACATGACCGGCGGCACCGCCGTGATCCTCGGCCCGATCGGCGCCAACTTCGGCGCCGGCATGACCGGCGGCATGGCCTATCTCTATGATCCAGAGGGACTGTCCCCGGACCTGATGAACATGGAGAGCTTGGTGACCTGCCCCGTGACCGAAGCGCATTGGGAAGCCGACCTCAAGGCTCTCGTGGAGCGTCACGCGACCGAGACCGGCAGCCGCAAGGCGCTCGATATCCTGCAGAACTGGGAGCGCGAGAAGGCCAACTTCGTGCAGGTCTGCCCGACCGAGATGCTCAACAAGATCCCGCACCCGCTGGGGATCGAGAGCGATGTGGCGGTGCCGGCGGAATAA
- the mtgA gene encoding monofunctional biosynthetic peptidoglycan transglycosylase: MARAAKTTKSKSKTPAKGSGKTARRPRPLRFVLTRAVQAAVALALLLGLAVFSYRFVNPPGSFYMWSEGRRLGSPVDYDWVDAEDVAPVALRALVAAEDANFCTHWGFDMRAIRAAIAEGGNRGASTISQQVVKNAFLWQGRSWPRKALEAALTPLMEALWPKRRILEVYMNIAEFDEGVFGLKAASQHYFGVAPSQLSPTQAARLAAILPDPKDRSASKPSNFVERRAAQIRDGAATIARDGRARCFE; the protein is encoded by the coding sequence ATGGCGCGAGCAGCAAAGACGACCAAAAGCAAATCGAAGACACCCGCAAAGGGATCTGGCAAGACCGCACGGCGCCCGAGGCCGCTGCGCTTTGTGCTGACGCGCGCCGTGCAGGCCGCGGTGGCGCTGGCGCTGCTGCTCGGCCTCGCGGTGTTCTCCTACCGCTTCGTGAACCCTCCCGGCAGCTTCTACATGTGGAGCGAGGGGCGGCGGCTCGGCAGCCCGGTGGACTACGACTGGGTCGATGCCGAGGATGTGGCCCCCGTCGCGCTGCGGGCGCTGGTGGCCGCCGAGGATGCCAATTTCTGCACCCACTGGGGCTTTGACATGCGGGCGATCCGCGCGGCCATCGCCGAGGGCGGCAACCGCGGCGCCTCGACGATCAGCCAGCAGGTGGTGAAGAATGCCTTCCTCTGGCAGGGCCGCAGCTGGCCGCGCAAGGCGCTCGAGGCAGCGCTCACCCCGCTGATGGAGGCGCTCTGGCCGAAGCGGCGCATCCTCGAGGTCTACATGAACATCGCCGAGTTCGACGAGGGCGTCTTCGGCCTCAAGGCCGCCTCGCAGCACTACTTCGGCGTCGCGCCGTCGCAGCTGAGCCCCACCCAGGCGGCCCGGCTCGCGGCGATCCTGCCCGACCCCAAGGACCGCTCGGCCTCGAAACCCTCGAACTTCGTCGAGCGCCGCGCCGCGCAAATCCGCGACGGGGCGGCGACGATCGCCCGCGACGGCCGCGCCCGCTGCTTCGAGTAG
- the fzlA gene encoding FtsZ-binding protein FzlA, with product MAKLYHVPLSPFCRKVRLSLAEKKIECELVEERYWEQEADFLRRNPAGKVPVLRIDNKTLSESAAICEWLEEKYPEPSLLPRSPDARYEVRRLVAWFDDKFHHEVTSKLLYERVNKKIMKAGFPDSSNVKAGAKAIKYHLDYMAWLLDHRRWLAGDVMTLADFAAAAHLSSLDYISDVDWNRSAVVKDWYAKIKSRPAFRSILADQIPGFPQPAHYADLDF from the coding sequence ATGGCAAAGCTTTACCACGTGCCGCTCTCGCCCTTTTGCCGCAAGGTTCGCCTGAGCCTCGCCGAAAAGAAGATCGAATGCGAGCTGGTCGAGGAACGCTACTGGGAGCAGGAGGCCGACTTCCTGCGCCGAAACCCGGCAGGCAAGGTCCCGGTGCTGCGCATCGACAACAAGACCCTGTCCGAAAGCGCCGCGATCTGCGAATGGCTCGAAGAGAAATACCCCGAGCCCTCGCTGCTGCCGCGCTCGCCTGACGCCCGCTACGAAGTGCGCCGGCTCGTTGCCTGGTTTGACGACAAGTTCCACCACGAGGTGACCTCGAAGCTGCTCTACGAGCGGGTGAACAAAAAGATCATGAAGGCCGGATTCCCCGACTCGAGCAACGTCAAGGCCGGGGCCAAGGCAATCAAGTACCACCTCGATTACATGGCCTGGCTGCTCGATCACCGGCGCTGGTTGGCGGGCGACGTGATGACCCTCGCGGATTTCGCCGCGGCGGCGCATCTGTCCTCGCTGGACTATATCTCGGACGTGGACTGGAACCGGTCGGCGGTGGTCAAGGACTGGTACGCCAAGATCAAGTCGCGCCCGGCCTTCCGCTCGATTCTCGCCGACCAGATTCCCGGATTCCCGCAGCCTGCGCATTACGCCGACCTCGATTTCTGA
- a CDS encoding isochorismatase family protein, with protein sequence MALPKIPDYPLPAAADLPKSRAPFVLEPGRAALLVHDMQRYFCAAFGADAFRREGSPIAAAAANIARLLSAARTAGVPVFYTAQKGNQFRPDRGLQAELWGPGMSATPEHEEIIPMLAPAEGDIALVKHRYSAFQRSNLAPLMRARGRDQLIITGIYAHIGCLATAAEAFQRDIEPFFVADALADFSREKHDMALDWVAACSGVPMVTDAVLASLESPSG encoded by the coding sequence ATGGCCCTTCCGAAGATCCCCGACTACCCGCTGCCCGCTGCCGCCGACCTGCCCAAGTCGCGCGCCCCCTTTGTGCTCGAGCCCGGGCGCGCCGCGCTGCTGGTGCATGACATGCAGCGCTACTTCTGCGCCGCCTTTGGCGCGGATGCCTTCCGCCGCGAGGGCAGCCCCATCGCCGCCGCCGCCGCCAATATCGCGCGGCTGCTGAGCGCCGCCCGCACCGCGGGCGTGCCGGTCTTTTACACTGCGCAGAAGGGCAACCAGTTCCGCCCCGACCGCGGGTTGCAGGCCGAGCTCTGGGGGCCGGGCATGTCGGCGACGCCCGAACACGAAGAGATCATCCCCATGCTCGCCCCGGCAGAGGGCGATATCGCGCTGGTCAAGCATCGCTACAGCGCCTTCCAGCGCTCGAACCTCGCGCCGCTCATGCGGGCGCGCGGGCGCGATCAGCTGATCATCACCGGGATCTACGCCCATATTGGCTGCCTCGCCACGGCCGCCGAGGCCTTTCAGCGCGACATCGAGCCCTTTTTCGTGGCGGACGCGCTGGCCGACTTCAGCCGCGAGAAACACGATATGGCGCTGGATTGGGTCGCGGCCTGCAGCGGCGTGCCGATGGTCACGGACGCCGTGCTGGCCAGCCTGGAGAGCCCCTCTGGCTGA